AACCGCTTGAATAAAATCGGAGATATAAGCTGAAGAAAAATTATATATTGAATAGTCTCTTACACTATTACTTCAAATACTGGCCATCTTTGGGAAGGTATAACGATTAAGAGCCACAAGCTTTTTGCTAAATAATAGTAAAACGCTCTGTATTTTTTACAACGTTCTACATTCACAAACAATACACCATGTGTACCAATAAATTATTGATAAAAATAGCTAAAATTTAATTGGTATCTACCGAAAACATATAGCCAACACCTTTAAGGGTTTTGATATAATACTCGGGTATCTTTTCACGAAGTTTTCTGATATGTACATCTACGGTACGTTCTACCACGTACACATCCGAGCCCCATACTTTTTCCAATAGCTCGTCTCGGCTAAATACTTTATTGGGATGATGTGCCAAAAAAGATAGCAATTCAAACTCTTTTTTAGGCATCACCAAAGCTTTACCATCGTTGAGTACCGTATAATTTACACGATTAATAAATAACGCTCCTATTTCTAGTTTATCCTCGGCTTCTGTTTGTTGCGAATCCCTTCTTAGTATAGCTTTCAAACGACTCAACAAGGCACGAGGCTTGATAGGTTTTACAATATAATCGTCGGCCCCTACATCAAAAGCAGCCACCTCGGTATATTCTTCTGCACGAGCAGTTAAAAATAAAATATACGTATCTTTAAATTCTGAGAGTAGCCTAATTTGTCGTGCGGTTTCGATACCATCCATTTTAGGCATCATTACATCCAACAGGATAAGGTCGGGCTTAAATTTCTTTGTAACCTCCAATGCCTGAAGCCCGTCGGTAGCCGAAGCCGTGTCAAAACCCTCCTTGGTGAGGTTGTACTCTAATAATTCAATAATGTCTGGGTCGTCATCGACCAATAGGATTTTTGGGTTTGGTAGCGTATTGCTCATATCTTTGGGTATTAGTCGTTGAGTGTTAGTCTAACTTCGTTTAAAATCCAATAAGATTTGATTTTTCAAAGTTTTGGCTACTTGACTAACTCTCAAAAGCCGATACAAAATTAGTTATCTCAATATTAAGGAATTGTTAATTCTTACGTACTAAAAATATTTCTCCTTGTTCATTGGTAATCAAAACGTCTGTCTCATTCAAATAAGCAATAGCTTCGGTTTGTTTATGCGGAAATTTCAGGCAGTATAATGGAGAAGAAAAATCTATTTGCTGTTTATTAACGGCAAAGTAATAAATCTTTCCATAACTTATCAATACAAACTCACTTTTATTCGGATTGATAGCCGCTCCTGTTATCAAATTTCGCAATTTAATACTTGATTTAGGCACAAGTGTATGTATTCCTTTCCGATTCGACAATCCGTACAATTGTACCTTATTTTTATACCAATTTTTGGAAAATATATACAGCGAATCGCCCAAAGCTAGCATTGCTTCGGCATCGTAACTTACTTTTTGCTGAGGCTTTCCCTGTGGCTGTACTTTGGTATATTGTAATTGAAGTGTATCCAAACGTTGATTGGCTTGAAGCTTATAAATAGTTAAATCTTTTCGCTGATGACTATTATTGCCAAAATCGCCAATATAAATATTCCCAGAATCATCTTGTGTAATTTCTTCCCAATCTATATTTTGGGTATGGGCAATTTTCTTAGTAGCTAATAATTCGCCCTTCAGGTTTAGATGATATAACATGGCTTTTCCACCACCGTCGTTGATAGTCCAAAAGGTGGAATCTTGTAGATTGACAATCAAGCCTGAGCTTTCGTTGATTTCTTGGGGCAAGTTACCCACTTTTTGTACAGAGAATGCCTTTTTACCTTGCTGAAAGCCCTGATTTTTTATTTCCGAGCCACAGTTACACAACGACAATTTTAGGTTAAAGAGCCACCAAAGAATTTTATATTTTATCATTCAAATAAAGTATTTTAACTATTTTTGACAACAAACCATCTTGCACGTAATACAAGAATCAATCCGGCAATAGGTTTTTCACTTAATACATCCCTTAAATTATGTTATCAGAAATAAAGCTTCCCCCGTCGGCTAAAATACTCATTGGATTACTTTCGGTATCAATCATTATTTGGTGGATGTACGTCCTTCAAGAAATTTTGATATTGATTTCGTTTTCGGTATTATTCTCGATGTTGTTATATCCGTTGTGTCATCGCCTCGAAAAATGGCACTTCCCACGTACACTAGCCATTTTTGTTTGTTTATTAGTCACCTTTGGGATTTTGGCGGGGCTTATTTCGTTGACAGCTATGCAAGTTGCAGATTTTTCGGATGCCTTACCTAATTTCCAGAAAAAAGGTGAACATTTAATTAACGAACTGCAATCGTGGGCATCGCAAAACTTCCATATTAGTCGCAAAAAACAAGTAACCGAAATCAAAAATCAGTCGATGATTTTGTTAAAAAGTAGTGGCAATATCATTACCAATGCTTTAAGCACAACCCTCAACTCGTTATCGTCGGCACTTTTGATTCCGATTTTTGTTTTTTTCTTTTTGCATTATCGTGATTTTTTCCGTCGCTTCTTTTATATGTCTTTTGGGCGTGGCAACCGAAATAGAATCGATCTAATATTTAATAAAATCTATTCGGTTGTGCAAAGTTATCTATTGGGGTTGCTTACTGTGATTATGATTGTGGCAGCACTCAATACTTTTGGCCTTTGGATGTTGGGTATCGACTATGCTATTTTCTTTGGTACATTGGCAGCATTTTTACTACTCATTCCTTATATTGGTATTATGATTGGGTCGATATTACCTATGTTAATGGCTCTTATTACCAAAGATTCGCCTATGTATGCTTTGGGCGTGGCGGGTGTATTTTTATCTGTACAGTTTTTGGAAGGGAATTTTATTACGCCTCATATTGTAGGCTCAAAAGTAAGTATCAATCCACTGGCAGCTATGATTGTCTTGATTTTGGGAGGCCAGCTTTGGGGAATTTCGGGGCTGGTATTGGCATTACCATTTATTGCTATTCTCAAGGTAATTTTTGATAATATCGAAGCCTTAAAACCTTTTGGGTTTTTGTTGGGCGAACCAGAAAGAAAGCGAAAAATCAGCAATATGCTATAAGAATCTTATCTGTGGCTTTTATCTATTAGCAGACTTATACACTTGCCTGCTAATAGATAAAATATCAAGTAGTTATAAACTTAATAATTCTTTAAATCGAATAGCTTGGCGACGAGATATTTCTATTTTATCGCCACTTTCTTTGAGTGTTACTTGTAAACCACCAGAAAACCAAGGTTCAATCTTTTGAATATATTTCAAATTGATAATGTGCTTACGATTGGCACGGAAAAATACTTTAGGGTCGAGGCGTTCTTCAAGGGCATTCAATGATTTTAGGACTAAAGGTTTTTGGTCGTCGAAATAAAGGCGAACATAATTGCCCATTGATTCAAACAGACGGACATTGCCCAATCGTACAAACCAGCACTTTTCACCATCTTTTACAAACACTTGGTCGTTTTCGCTCAAAACAGTAGCACCTTCTTTGGCCGATTCGGTAATTTGTCGCTGACGGTCAAACTCCTCCTCTACTTTCTGTATAGCCTCGCTCAAACGGTGTAATTCAATTGGTTTCAGCAAATAATCAAGAGCATTAAACTCAAAAGCCTTGATAGCGTATTCGTCATAAGCTGTTGTAAAAATCACCTCAGGCACATTGCCGTCCAACTCGGCCAATAAATCGAATCCTGTTTTACCTGGCATCTGAATATCCAGAAATATCAAATCAGGATGAAGTTCATCTATCAATTGAATGGCTTCGTCGGCATTGGGGGCTTCACCAACTATATTAATTTTAGGGAAATTTTCGAGCAAGCGTTTCAGTTCGTTTCTTGCTAATCGTTCATCATCAACAATTATTGCTTTCATGTATTTGGAGTAATTGAGTTTGGCAACCAAGCTTTTTAACTTACAAAGTGACTGTACATACAAGCACTCAATAAAGGGGTATTTGAGGTACAAAATAGCTTCCTATAAACTTTCGTCTATTCAGAACAACACTTTCGTTCCTGCTATTTTACTTATACTTTCAGATTCACAATTTGGGTAATCTTGGCAAAAGGGTTTTCTTTATCTTCTACTGTTTGGGCAGGAATAGGTATTGTTATTTCTGCGGTTACGACATCTTTGGATGCTTGGTATATTTTGAATTTCGACTCTACACCAAACAGCAATTCAAGACGATGAGCTGTATTTTCCAAACCAAAACCTCCCGAATCAGTAGTTTCCAGTACACCAGTATTACTAATAATAATCATAACTTTATTGCCATTCATTTTGGTTTCTAGGCTTACAAAACCTCCTTTTACTGGTTTTGAAACACCATGCTTAATGGCATTTTCGACCAAGGTTTGCAGCAACATCGGTGGTACTTGGCAACTGAGTGTTTCGGGATAGATATTTTTACGAATTTGCAAACGCTCTTCATAACGAATTTTTTCTAAAGCCAAATAATCTTCTACCGTTCTGAGTTCTTCAGAGAGCGACACCGTTTTGCGTCGGTCGGCCAATAATGAACTCCGCAAGATATTCGATAGCTGAGTTACTGCTTTTTGGGCTTTTTCGGGTTCTTCCAAAATCAAAGCACGAATACTATTGAGGGCATTGAACATAAAATGTGGATTCATTTGAGCTCTTAATACCTTCGATTCTGTTTCACGAATAGACGACTCCAACTTTACTTTTTCTACCTCTATTTCAGACTTACGCTGAAAATAATGAGAGGCATAATAAAATAATGTCCAAATCGTAAGAGGTTTCATAAAACTAAAAATATACTGTAACATAAAAAACAAAGACCAAAAATTGGCATGTTCTTTCTCGCTCAAAAGGTAAGAATCGAGTGGAATATTGACCAAAGCCATAATTACCGACATCACAAATACCGATATCAAAATTCGAGGTATGACTTTATTGATAGGCAGCTCTACCCAGCCATATTTTTTGATAATCTTCCTAAAATTGTGGGTAATCAAAATAGCAATAGCGGCATTGAGGTCGGCAGCTATGAACCAGTCGATAGACCAGCCAAAGGTATTTACATAAATAAGAGCTTCGTTAGCTAGCCATGCCAACCAACCAAAGATTTGTAATGTCCAATATAATTTTAGTCTTGGCATATCTAAATGAGTGTATTCTCGTTTTAAAATGTACTATATAAAATGGTAAGGATAGTTGAGCATGCTGAAAGTAACTATAGCCCTTCGCTACTAATGATTCGGTTCAAATTAATAGTAAAGAAAGCACTTTTAACCCATAAAATCAGTAAACGGAATAAGGAGATGATAAATGGCTTGCTATTGGGTTGAAAAAATATTATAAATCTGAACACTCCGTTTTGAATACTTTTCTATTTTTTGGAAAAATTATCCAAAAAAGAAGGGAAGATACCTTTTGAGTACCTTCCCTTCCTTACAAAAATCAGTTGTTATACAACTATTACAAACCAAATAAATGTGAAGTATCGCATTCTAGTTCGGCAAAAAAGCTTTGAGTTTCGTAATCATAAATAAGTTTGTACAAGCACAAATTGGCATGTTCAAAAGTATCCATTTCTTGCAAAGGCTTATCGAGTAGCATTGTCAAAATGATTCGCATAGCTCTACCGTGCATGGCCACCAATACGGTTTCTTCATGAGGGCGAGACAATATAGTTTCGATAACAGGTTTTTGGCGTTCTATCACTTGCAAGGGGCTTTCGCCACCTTCAGCCTGCATATCGACCCCACCCGACACCCAGCTATCTATCAAAACCTTATAATACTCATTATCTTGGTCGTTAGGGACACGGCCTTCTCTGACACCCCAGCTAATCTCATTAAGCCCCGCATGCTGTTCCCAAGGAATACCCGATTCTATAAACTTTTTCACAGATTGGTGAGTTCTTTGTAAAGCCGAGGTATAAACTTTATCAAATGGAATATGTTGATAATTTTGATAAAATGCTTCTGCCTGAGCATGGCCGAGTTCGTTCAACTCTGAATCAACTCCACTACCCTGTACAATGCCCTGACGATTAAAATCGGTTTCTCCGTGACGAATTAGATATATTGTTTTCTTTAAAGGAGTATTTTGTTGGGAGTTAGACATTCTGTTCTGTTGTAATTAGTAGTACCAAGTAGCTTTAAAATTGTCACAAAAATACATTTTTTAAGCAATATTCGTATTAAGCTCTTTAAAAATACCTATATCTTTATCGATAAATATAATTTTCACACATAGTTGGTTATCCACACGTTATGATAAACACGTCCTATTCGTTAGAACAAATTAATGCCATGAGCCACAACAATATGTTGGCTCATTTAGGAATAGAATTCATAGAAATCACCTCTGAGCATATTATTGCTAAAATGCCCGTAGACCACCGTACCAAACAACCGATGGGCCTGCTTCATGGTGGGGCTTCGGTGGTACTAGCCGAGTCTATGGGAAGTGTTGCATCTTTCCTTAGCCTACCCGACCCCCAAAAACAAACAGCTGTGGGCGTAGAAATCAATGCCAATCACCTCAAGTCTGCTAAAAATGGGTATGTCTATGGCAAGTGTACGCCTATTCGATTAGGAAAGAGTATTCAGGTTTGGGAAATCAAAATTACCAATGAGGCCAACGAACTAATATGTGTGAGCCGTTTAACAACAATGGTTATAGATATTAAGTAAGCTTGCACATTTTCAACATTAACAGATTAATGATCGAGCCATTATTTAATCTTAGAATGCAAAGATGAGCCACTCAGCAACAAATCGATCGGCATGTTACTCAATTATGTATTATGGTGTTTTGGTAAATAAATACTCTATTTTTAGAAACAAGAGGATTCTAAATTTTGTTATATTTGAAATAAAATTACTATCAGATATTCAAAATAGAATCAATTATCTGATTATCAAACAGTTAAATATATCAACAACCTTATATAAATATCGTAAAAATATGACTCCAACTTCGGAAACTCATATTTCTGTCAAAGCCCTACAAATGGAATCTTTCTGGCATACTGCTATTTCGGAAGGACTCCCTGTAGCTATATGGAGACTCCCTAAATCGACTGATAAACAGCTACTTATCGACCTTGCTGGACGAATAAGCCACACTAAAATTGATTTGGAAGAACTCCCTTCGGGCTTTGCTATGAGTCCTTTTATAGGCGAATCGCTCTTTTTAAAAGGAGATTTATATTTTCAATTTGATACTCAAAATCAAATCATAAACGAATTTCAAAATCAGTCGGACGAAGCCCAAGAGTTTGCAAGGAAAGTTCAATTGTTTTATGATAAACAAGAGGACTTGGACTTTAGCTCAAAACCAGCCGAACAACCCGAGGTTAAGCCTAAAAAATCTTTTGAACACCCTACCGAAACGTCATTGTATAACGAAATGACCTATGCCGAAATGGTTTCGGGAGCTATAGATTCCATTCAAAGGGGCGATATGCAAAAGGTAGTTTTGTCAAGAACCAAGCAAATAACCCTGCCTGCCGATTTTGAGGTAATCGACGCATTTAATAAGCTTTGTGTGGCCTATCCCAATGCCTTTGTGTCGTTGGTATATTTACCACAAGAAAAAGCTTTGTGGCTAGGAGCAACGCCCGAAACACTGATAAGCATGGACAAAAATGGTATATTCCGTACTATGTCGCTGGCTGGCACACAATCGGCGATTGGTCATAATGGCGAAAAATACCACCCTGCCGAAATTCGTTGGTCGTGCAAAGAAATAGAAGAACAGGCATTTGTTAGTCGCTATATTATCGAATGTTTCAAAAAAATTCGTTTAAGAGAATATATCGAAATAGGCCCCAAAACAGTTCAAGCTGGCAATTTGATGCACCTTCGTACCGACTACACGGTCGATACCAACGAGGTCAACTTCCCTCAATTGGGTACAGTTATGACCGAGCTACTGCATCCTACTTCGGCTGTCTGTGGTACACCCAAAGAGCCCGCGTTACGCTTTATTGCCGAAAACGAATTACATTCTCGTGAATACTACAGTGGTTTTTTAGGGCCTGTAAATATCCAAAACGAAAGCCATTTGTTTGTCAATCTGCGAACTATGAAGATTGTAGGCAATCAAGCCACCTTATTTGCAGGTGGTGGTATTACCGAAGACTCCAATCCTGTAAAAGAATGGTACGAAACAGAAATGAAAAGCCAAACGCTTTTAAGGGTAATTTTATAAACATGAGTCATCTTGAATAATCAAACAAGGCGGTCGAAATTAGTTTTTCGACCGCCTTGTTTGATTAA
The DNA window shown above is from Flectobacillus major DSM 103 and carries:
- a CDS encoding LytR/AlgR family response regulator transcription factor; amino-acid sequence: MKAIIVDDERLARNELKRLLENFPKINIVGEAPNADEAIQLIDELHPDLIFLDIQMPGKTGFDLLAELDGNVPEVIFTTAYDEYAIKAFEFNALDYLLKPIELHRLSEAIQKVEEEFDRQRQITESAKEGATVLSENDQVFVKDGEKCWFVRLGNVRLFESMGNYVRLYFDDQKPLVLKSLNALEERLDPKVFFRANRKHIINLKYIQKIEPWFSGGLQVTLKESGDKIEISRRQAIRFKELLSL
- a CDS encoding hotdog fold thioesterase, with product MINTSYSLEQINAMSHNNMLAHLGIEFIEITSEHIIAKMPVDHRTKQPMGLLHGGASVVLAESMGSVASFLSLPDPQKQTAVGVEINANHLKSAKNGYVYGKCTPIRLGKSIQVWEIKITNEANELICVSRLTTMVIDIK
- a CDS encoding sensor histidine kinase, with the translated sequence MPRLKLYWTLQIFGWLAWLANEALIYVNTFGWSIDWFIAADLNAAIAILITHNFRKIIKKYGWVELPINKVIPRILISVFVMSVIMALVNIPLDSYLLSEKEHANFWSLFFMLQYIFSFMKPLTIWTLFYYASHYFQRKSEIEVEKVKLESSIRETESKVLRAQMNPHFMFNALNSIRALILEEPEKAQKAVTQLSNILRSSLLADRRKTVSLSEELRTVEDYLALEKIRYEERLQIRKNIYPETLSCQVPPMLLQTLVENAIKHGVSKPVKGGFVSLETKMNGNKVMIIISNTGVLETTDSGGFGLENTAHRLELLFGVESKFKIYQASKDVVTAEITIPIPAQTVEDKENPFAKITQIVNLKV
- a CDS encoding chorismate-binding protein; this translates as MTPTSETHISVKALQMESFWHTAISEGLPVAIWRLPKSTDKQLLIDLAGRISHTKIDLEELPSGFAMSPFIGESLFLKGDLYFQFDTQNQIINEFQNQSDEAQEFARKVQLFYDKQEDLDFSSKPAEQPEVKPKKSFEHPTETSLYNEMTYAEMVSGAIDSIQRGDMQKVVLSRTKQITLPADFEVIDAFNKLCVAYPNAFVSLVYLPQEKALWLGATPETLISMDKNGIFRTMSLAGTQSAIGHNGEKYHPAEIRWSCKEIEEQAFVSRYIIECFKKIRLREYIEIGPKTVQAGNLMHLRTDYTVDTNEVNFPQLGTVMTELLHPTSAVCGTPKEPALRFIAENELHSREYYSGFLGPVNIQNESHLFVNLRTMKIVGNQATLFAGGGITEDSNPVKEWYETEMKSQTLLRVIL
- a CDS encoding AI-2E family transporter: MLSEIKLPPSAKILIGLLSVSIIIWWMYVLQEILILISFSVLFSMLLYPLCHRLEKWHFPRTLAIFVCLLVTFGILAGLISLTAMQVADFSDALPNFQKKGEHLINELQSWASQNFHISRKKQVTEIKNQSMILLKSSGNIITNALSTTLNSLSSALLIPIFVFFFLHYRDFFRRFFYMSFGRGNRNRIDLIFNKIYSVVQSYLLGLLTVIMIVAALNTFGLWMLGIDYAIFFGTLAAFLLLIPYIGIMIGSILPMLMALITKDSPMYALGVAGVFLSVQFLEGNFITPHIVGSKVSINPLAAMIVLILGGQLWGISGLVLALPFIAILKVIFDNIEALKPFGFLLGEPERKRKISNML
- a CDS encoding histidine phosphatase family protein; amino-acid sequence: MSNSQQNTPLKKTIYLIRHGETDFNRQGIVQGSGVDSELNELGHAQAEAFYQNYQHIPFDKVYTSALQRTHQSVKKFIESGIPWEQHAGLNEISWGVREGRVPNDQDNEYYKVLIDSWVSGGVDMQAEGGESPLQVIERQKPVIETILSRPHEETVLVAMHGRAMRIILTMLLDKPLQEMDTFEHANLCLYKLIYDYETQSFFAELECDTSHLFGL
- a CDS encoding response regulator transcription factor; the protein is MSNTLPNPKILLVDDDPDIIELLEYNLTKEGFDTASATDGLQALEVTKKFKPDLILLDVMMPKMDGIETARQIRLLSEFKDTYILFLTARAEEYTEVAAFDVGADDYIVKPIKPRALLSRLKAILRRDSQQTEAEDKLEIGALFINRVNYTVLNDGKALVMPKKEFELLSFLAHHPNKVFSRDELLEKVWGSDVYVVERTVDVHIRKLREKIPEYYIKTLKGVGYMFSVDTN